The following are encoded together in the Humulus lupulus chromosome 5, drHumLupu1.1, whole genome shotgun sequence genome:
- the LOC133833884 gene encoding uncharacterized protein LOC133833884, with product MLTIFSYKKMMSTVCEKPPTEPPLATSYEAEEKYADWMKSDRMARYCMLSTMPDETKEKYIHYDSAHEMWRAMTEEVYAESRRLYQTKKNQNPEKEEETDEDFGSE from the exons atgttgactattttttcttataagaagatgatgtcaactgtatgtgaaaaacctccaacagaaccacctctggctactagctatgaagcagaagaaaaatatgcagattggatgaaatccgatcgtatggcacgttattgcatgctttcaaccatgcctgacgaaacaaaggaaaaatatatacactatgactcagcccatgagatgtggcgagcaatgacagaggaagtctatgctgaaagtcgtcgtttatatcaaacgaaaaag aatcagaaccctgaaaaagaggaagagactgatgaggattttggtagcgagtaa